One Trichosurus vulpecula isolate mTriVul1 chromosome 7, mTriVul1.pri, whole genome shotgun sequence genomic region harbors:
- the TOMM6 gene encoding mitochondrial import receptor subunit TOM6 homolog encodes MAASGSSVPTQAVSPAGASGGGTGAPEGVGEWLRGAYRFATDRNDFRRNLIVNLGLFAAGVWLARNLSDIDLMAPQPGL; translated from the exons ATGGCTGCGAGCGGGTCCTCGGTGCCGACTCAGGCGGTGTCGCCTGCAGGGGCCTCCGGTGGAGGGACCGGAGCCCCCGAGGGCGTCGGGGAATGGCTGCGGGGCGCCTATCGCTTTGCCACCGACAGGAACGACTTCCGGAG GAATTTGATTGTTAATTTGGGGCTCTTTGCTGCTGGTGTCTGGCTGGCTAGGAACCTGAGCGACATTGACTTGATGGCACCCCAGCCAGGCCTGTAG